Proteins from one Phytoactinopolyspora mesophila genomic window:
- a CDS encoding 2Fe-2S iron-sulfur cluster-binding protein produces MRLGPQPGEVIDRDRPLTFTWNGREHSAFEGDTIASALAASGVRVFSRSLKYHRPRGLMTADAHDPGCIVTVDGEPNVPGGQRRITPGAAVTAQGVWPSLRFDVKAVNRLVGPALSAGFYYKTFMRPRRLWPLYERVLRRFSPGGRVPPVPPAGRYEHLHVHPDIVVAGGGPAGMAAALGAVSAGARVLLVDDQPQLGGHLRWGASAELAALQQLRSDVQAAEGVEVLTDSVVTGRYEDGLVAVVQRDSPEGTERLIKARPAQLIVAPGLIERPYVIRGNDLPGVVLSTAVRRLINLYAVKPGKRAVVFTANDDGIAAATDLERVGVDVRRVVDAREGGDVVRVRGRNRVRAAECGDGQVANCDLVVMATGWTAPVGLIAMAGGRASYHPSAARYVPAAEPDGVLATGGVVGDGCLDDLIAHGEAVGQEAARRALGAAQSVAVPALEPAPHPALYSGRTDGIVDFAEDVSAKDLRAAVEEGYDSMELVKRYTTVTMGPTQGKLEGVNAAAIVAAVSGCRIDEVGTTTARPPITPVSIGVLAGRHYQPVRRSPMHNWHVAHGATPLVAGEWIRPEHYGDPAGEVRAVRRGVGIVDVTPLGKFELRGPDVPKLLELLYVNRWQALAVGRVRYGVMCTDDGVVFDDGVTARLGDDRYLLTATSSGATAVGEWIERWLQTERPDWKVHAIAMTDAYASINVAGPRSRELLGRLTTGVDLAPEAFPYMRVRLGEVAGVAGCVVWRIGFTGELSYELHVPAGHGLRVWEALLAAGDNLGVRPFGIEAQRILRLEKGHLIVGQDTDGLTQAYSAGLGWAIKMDKDDFVGKPELAWQRVRDGHLMLVGLQPVDPSIVPPESSQIVEGGAAGPRGRAAAGRGRIVGRVTSSRYSPTLDRSICLGFVAPDRAEPGTLVTVLLPTGRRVSARVMPQLAHVDPEGERLRV; encoded by the coding sequence ATGCGCCTCGGGCCGCAGCCAGGAGAAGTGATCGACCGGGACCGGCCGCTGACCTTCACTTGGAACGGGCGGGAGCACTCCGCCTTCGAGGGCGACACGATCGCCTCGGCGTTGGCTGCGTCCGGCGTTCGGGTGTTCTCCCGCAGTCTCAAATACCATCGGCCGCGGGGCTTGATGACGGCGGACGCGCACGATCCTGGCTGCATCGTCACCGTTGACGGCGAGCCCAACGTCCCGGGCGGCCAGCGACGCATCACGCCTGGCGCGGCGGTCACCGCGCAGGGCGTCTGGCCATCGCTGCGCTTCGACGTGAAGGCGGTGAACCGGCTCGTCGGACCAGCTCTGTCGGCAGGTTTCTACTACAAGACGTTCATGCGGCCGCGCCGGCTCTGGCCGCTGTACGAGCGGGTGCTCCGCAGGTTCTCCCCGGGCGGCCGGGTGCCGCCGGTGCCGCCTGCCGGCAGATACGAGCACCTGCACGTTCACCCGGACATCGTGGTGGCCGGAGGCGGCCCCGCCGGCATGGCGGCAGCGCTCGGTGCGGTATCTGCCGGTGCCCGGGTGCTGCTCGTCGACGACCAGCCTCAGCTCGGTGGTCACCTCCGGTGGGGTGCGTCCGCTGAGCTCGCGGCGCTGCAGCAGTTACGGTCCGACGTACAGGCTGCCGAGGGTGTCGAGGTACTGACCGACTCGGTGGTCACCGGGCGGTACGAGGACGGCCTGGTCGCCGTTGTGCAGCGCGATTCACCCGAGGGCACCGAACGGCTGATCAAGGCGCGCCCGGCCCAGCTCATCGTCGCTCCTGGGCTGATCGAGCGCCCATACGTCATCCGGGGTAACGACCTGCCCGGCGTTGTGCTGTCCACGGCGGTGCGCCGGCTGATCAACTTGTACGCGGTCAAGCCGGGGAAGCGCGCCGTCGTCTTCACCGCGAATGACGACGGCATCGCCGCGGCAACCGACCTGGAACGGGTCGGCGTCGACGTCCGGAGGGTCGTCGACGCACGTGAAGGCGGCGATGTCGTCCGGGTCCGTGGCCGCAACCGCGTCCGTGCCGCCGAGTGTGGCGACGGTCAGGTGGCCAACTGCGACCTGGTGGTCATGGCCACCGGATGGACGGCGCCCGTCGGGCTGATCGCCATGGCCGGGGGACGAGCCTCGTATCACCCCAGCGCCGCCCGGTACGTGCCAGCGGCCGAGCCGGACGGTGTGCTGGCCACGGGCGGTGTGGTCGGCGATGGATGTCTGGATGACCTCATCGCACACGGGGAAGCTGTTGGTCAGGAGGCTGCTCGGCGGGCGTTGGGGGCGGCCCAGTCCGTCGCTGTTCCGGCTCTTGAACCGGCGCCGCATCCGGCGCTGTACTCCGGGCGAACGGATGGGATCGTCGATTTCGCCGAGGACGTGTCCGCGAAGGATCTGCGTGCTGCGGTGGAAGAAGGCTACGACTCGATGGAGCTGGTCAAGCGTTATACGACGGTCACCATGGGGCCCACCCAGGGCAAGCTCGAAGGTGTCAACGCGGCGGCGATCGTCGCGGCCGTCTCCGGTTGCCGCATCGACGAGGTCGGCACTACCACTGCCCGGCCACCCATCACACCGGTCAGCATTGGAGTCCTGGCGGGCCGTCACTACCAGCCGGTGCGCCGGTCGCCGATGCACAACTGGCATGTCGCGCACGGCGCGACGCCGCTCGTGGCCGGTGAGTGGATCCGGCCCGAGCATTACGGCGATCCGGCCGGCGAGGTACGGGCGGTTCGTCGCGGCGTCGGCATCGTCGACGTCACGCCGCTGGGCAAGTTCGAGTTGCGCGGGCCAGATGTCCCCAAACTCCTGGAGTTGCTGTACGTCAACCGGTGGCAGGCGCTGGCCGTCGGGCGCGTCCGGTACGGCGTCATGTGCACCGACGACGGCGTGGTCTTCGACGACGGCGTCACTGCGCGCCTGGGCGATGATCGCTACCTGCTGACCGCGACGTCGTCCGGCGCCACTGCCGTGGGCGAGTGGATCGAGCGCTGGCTGCAGACCGAGCGGCCGGACTGGAAGGTCCACGCGATAGCGATGACCGACGCGTACGCCAGTATCAACGTCGCCGGTCCACGGTCGCGAGAGCTGCTTGGGCGGTTGACTACGGGCGTCGACCTGGCCCCGGAGGCTTTCCCGTACATGCGAGTCCGGCTGGGGGAGGTGGCCGGGGTGGCCGGGTGTGTCGTGTGGCGGATTGGGTTCACCGGCGAGCTCAGCTATGAGCTGCATGTGCCTGCTGGGCACGGCCTTCGGGTCTGGGAAGCGCTGCTCGCGGCAGGCGACAACCTCGGGGTGCGCCCGTTCGGCATCGAAGCGCAGCGGATTCTCCGGCTGGAAAAGGGGCATCTGATCGTCGGGCAAGACACCGACGGGTTGACCCAGGCATACAGCGCCGGGCTCGGGTGGGCGATCAAGATGGACAAGGACGACTTCGTCGGTAAACCGGAGCTGGCCTGGCAACGAGTCCGAGACGGTCACCTCATGCTGGTCGGCCTGCAGCCAGTGGATCCCAGCATCGTGCCACCGGAGTCGAGCCAGATCGTCGAGGGCGGCGCTGCGGGCCCGCGTGGACGTGCCGCGGCTGGGCGGGGCCGCATCGTGGGCCGGGTCACCTCCAGCCGGTACTCGCCGACCTTGGATCGGTCGATCTGCCTGGGATTCGTGGCGCCGGACCGGGCCGAACCGGGCACCTTGGTGACTGTGCTCCTGCCCACCGGGCGCCGGGTCTCCGCCCGGGTGATGCCGCAGCTGGCACATGTCGATCCGGAGGGGGAGCGCTTGCGTGTCTGA
- a CDS encoding sarcosine oxidase subunit delta — protein MITLVCPHCGPRDATEFAYIGERTARPDPNDTTPQEWRGYLYLRSNPAGWADELWLHRAGCGRYLAVRRHRTTGAVDEVRDVGAGGEP, from the coding sequence ATGATCACACTTGTTTGTCCGCACTGTGGTCCAAGGGATGCCACTGAGTTCGCTTACATCGGCGAGCGGACGGCCCGGCCGGACCCGAACGACACCACGCCGCAGGAATGGCGCGGCTACCTCTACCTGCGGAGTAACCCGGCCGGGTGGGCGGACGAGCTGTGGTTGCACCGGGCGGGCTGCGGGCGGTATCTAGCGGTGCGCCGGCATCGGACGACAGGCGCGGTCGACGAGGTACGCGACGTGGGCGCTGGGGGTGAGCCCTGA
- a CDS encoding glycine betaine ABC transporter substrate-binding protein, with translation MYYWKRIAASAAVVALALAACNGDDADVAVGDDIEEELGDLTITVGSKEFTEQRILGQIAIVALEAAGADVRDETGIEGTPAVRSALETGEIDLYWEYTGTGWSAILGHEIAEAPTDTQELYEAVREEDAENGIIWFDPAPVNNTYAIASAPGVASGLGVSTLSDYADLVRDNPEEASLCAAAEFLVRDDGLPGMEETYDFEMPSGQVEEMELGIIHTRLPQSDPCNFGEVFATDGQIITNELEVLEDDQGAFPPYNLAVTVREDVYDEAGEALEELFNPITAALTDELLREMNARSADDPGFEDEIAEEFLRDHGFID, from the coding sequence ATGTATTACTGGAAGAGAATCGCAGCATCCGCCGCGGTCGTGGCGCTTGCGCTGGCCGCCTGCAATGGCGACGACGCGGACGTCGCCGTCGGAGACGACATAGAGGAAGAACTCGGAGACTTGACCATCACGGTGGGGTCCAAGGAGTTCACCGAGCAGCGCATCCTGGGCCAGATCGCCATCGTCGCGCTGGAAGCAGCCGGCGCCGACGTCCGTGACGAGACCGGGATCGAGGGTACCCCGGCCGTGCGCTCCGCCCTCGAAACCGGCGAGATCGATCTGTACTGGGAGTACACCGGCACCGGATGGAGTGCCATCCTGGGCCACGAAATCGCCGAGGCTCCCACCGACACGCAGGAGCTCTACGAGGCCGTCCGGGAGGAGGACGCCGAAAACGGCATCATCTGGTTCGACCCCGCTCCGGTCAACAACACATACGCCATCGCCAGTGCGCCGGGGGTGGCGTCCGGGCTCGGCGTCAGCACCCTCAGCGACTACGCCGACCTGGTCCGGGACAACCCCGAAGAGGCTAGCTTGTGCGCTGCCGCGGAGTTCCTCGTCCGCGATGACGGCCTTCCCGGCATGGAGGAGACGTACGACTTCGAGATGCCGAGTGGTCAGGTCGAGGAGATGGAGCTGGGCATCATCCACACCCGGCTGCCGCAGAGCGATCCGTGCAACTTCGGCGAAGTCTTCGCCACCGACGGACAGATCATCACGAACGAACTAGAGGTCCTGGAAGACGACCAGGGCGCGTTCCCTCCATACAACCTCGCGGTGACCGTCCGGGAAGACGTCTACGACGAGGCGGGCGAGGCACTCGAAGAGCTGTTCAACCCGATCACGGCCGCGCTCACCGACGAGCTACTCAGGGAGATGAACGCACGGTCGGCCGATGATCCAGGCTTCGAGGACGAAATCGCCGAGGAATTCCTCCGTGATCACGGCTTCATCGACTGA
- a CDS encoding ABC transporter permease → MRPGRRRRSLAGYLTMPAFLAAVLLALWAWVNAQTLDSIERRRANMDFIITATREHIALTFTSTLIVLMISIPVGIMLTRPWARGITPPAVAVFNIGVAIPSIGLVTIFALVWDLGFWPMVAALVAYAALPVLRNTMVGLQQVDAAVIESARGMGMTKRAVLTKIEMPLAVPVMLAGIRTALVINVGTAALATFIAGGGLGGILVVGISQGRQLLVIVGAVLIAVLALLIDYLAGLAEDVLRPRGL, encoded by the coding sequence GTGAGACCTGGCCGGCGCCGCAGGTCACTGGCTGGCTACCTGACGATGCCCGCGTTTCTCGCAGCCGTCCTGCTGGCTCTGTGGGCGTGGGTCAACGCCCAGACGCTCGACTCGATCGAGCGACGCAGGGCAAACATGGACTTCATCATCACCGCCACCCGTGAACACATCGCGCTGACATTCACCTCCACGCTGATCGTGCTGATGATTTCGATCCCCGTCGGGATCATGCTGACCCGGCCGTGGGCACGCGGCATCACACCGCCGGCCGTCGCGGTATTCAACATCGGGGTCGCGATCCCCTCCATCGGCCTGGTGACGATCTTCGCGTTGGTGTGGGATCTCGGCTTCTGGCCGATGGTGGCGGCACTGGTGGCCTACGCGGCCCTACCGGTGCTGCGCAACACGATGGTCGGGCTTCAACAGGTGGACGCCGCGGTGATCGAATCCGCTCGCGGCATGGGAATGACGAAACGTGCCGTGTTGACCAAGATCGAGATGCCGCTTGCAGTGCCGGTCATGCTGGCGGGTATCCGCACCGCTCTGGTGATCAACGTCGGCACTGCGGCCTTGGCCACGTTCATCGCCGGAGGCGGGCTCGGCGGGATCCTGGTGGTCGGTATCTCGCAGGGTCGCCAGCTCCTGGTGATCGTCGGCGCCGTACTCATCGCAGTGCTGGCGCTACTCATCGATTACCTCGCCGGTCTGGCCGAAGATGTGCTCCGCCCACGTGGCCTGTGA
- a CDS encoding nitrilase-related carbon-nitrogen hydrolase, with amino-acid sequence MRVTLAQVDSVLGDIDANIEHAAGIISKASREGSDLVVFPELHLSGYSVGEIESDLALKPTDERLERLAKLAGSGGVVLAFPEAGPGGMHTYNSSAYYQAGQLVHVHRKLYLPNYLGFEERKHFTPGQSMRAFDAGAARLAMMVCNDAWQPQLAFLATQDGAQVLLMPVTSAQSAFPERYDSQGYWRGITRFYGRMCQLFVVFVNRVGAEGTMRFWGGSHVVDPWGNVVEEVPESQEHTLTVDIDLTDVRRRRRDIPLVKEARLGLLQREVRRLLDEGGDL; translated from the coding sequence ATGCGTGTCACCCTCGCTCAGGTCGACTCCGTGCTCGGCGATATTGACGCGAACATCGAGCACGCAGCCGGGATCATCTCCAAAGCCAGCCGTGAGGGCAGCGACCTGGTCGTCTTCCCAGAGTTGCATCTGTCCGGCTATTCCGTCGGCGAGATCGAATCCGATCTCGCACTCAAACCAACAGACGAGCGGCTCGAACGGCTGGCAAAGCTGGCCGGATCCGGCGGAGTGGTGCTGGCGTTCCCAGAGGCGGGGCCGGGCGGGATGCACACATACAACAGCTCGGCCTACTACCAGGCTGGGCAGCTCGTGCACGTCCACCGCAAGCTCTACCTGCCGAACTACCTGGGCTTCGAGGAGCGCAAGCACTTCACCCCCGGGCAGTCCATGCGAGCCTTCGACGCCGGCGCCGCCCGGTTGGCGATGATGGTCTGCAACGACGCATGGCAGCCACAGCTGGCGTTCTTGGCCACCCAAGACGGCGCCCAAGTGCTCTTGATGCCGGTCACCAGCGCACAGAGCGCCTTCCCCGAGCGCTACGACTCTCAGGGATACTGGCGCGGCATCACCCGCTTCTACGGCCGGATGTGCCAGCTGTTCGTCGTGTTCGTCAACCGGGTCGGCGCGGAGGGCACCATGCGGTTCTGGGGCGGCTCGCACGTCGTCGACCCGTGGGGAAACGTCGTCGAGGAAGTACCTGAGAGCCAGGAACACACACTGACGGTTGATATTGACCTCACCGACGTACGCCGCCGGCGCCGCGACATCCCCCTCGTCAAAGAGGCTCGGTTGGGTCTCCTACAGCGGGAGGTCCGTCGCCTCCTCGACGAGGGCGGAGATCTGTGA
- a CDS encoding sarcosine oxidase subunit beta family protein — protein MRSRRSRSSPPRYSGFGLIRRGLTGTSWPPAWRRYEPRRRYDVVVIGGGVHGLATAYYLAAQHGLTNVAVLERGYLGGGASGRNTAIIRSNYLTPEGVRFYDRSVRLYESLAAELNFNAMFSQRGHLTLAHSDSALRIMRWRAEVNRLQGVDSSVIGRAEIASLVPSLDVTDHPRFPILGGLWHPPGGIIRHDAVVWGYARAADALGVHLHQDTEVVGIDVSGGRVRGVRTNRGQIAAPAVVTCTAGWASTVCDLAGIELPITTFPLQAAVTEPVRPFLDTVVVSGTLHVYVSQSDRGELVFGAAVDPVPSYSTRGSLEFTENVAAHVLELMPALAQVRILRQWAGLCDMTPDFSPIIGPTPVEGFYVDVGWGTYGFKAGPVAGEAMAALVATGKTPELIEPFDLARFTDGRLVGERGAAAVGH, from the coding sequence GTGAGATCACGCAGGTCGCGTTCGAGCCCGCCCCGGTATTCCGGGTTCGGCCTGATCCGGCGCGGCCTCACCGGAACATCCTGGCCACCGGCCTGGCGCCGGTACGAGCCCCGCAGGCGATACGACGTCGTCGTCATCGGTGGCGGCGTACACGGACTAGCCACCGCCTACTACCTCGCAGCCCAGCACGGCCTCACCAATGTGGCCGTGCTCGAGCGCGGCTATCTCGGCGGCGGCGCTTCGGGGCGTAACACCGCCATCATCCGCTCCAACTACCTCACCCCCGAAGGAGTCCGCTTCTACGACCGATCGGTGCGGCTGTACGAGTCGCTCGCCGCAGAGCTGAACTTCAACGCGATGTTCTCGCAGCGGGGCCACCTGACCCTGGCACACTCCGATTCCGCGCTGCGGATCATGCGCTGGCGGGCCGAGGTGAACAGGCTGCAGGGTGTCGACTCGTCGGTGATCGGACGCGCGGAGATCGCCTCGCTGGTGCCGTCCCTCGACGTCACCGACCACCCCAGGTTTCCCATACTGGGCGGCCTATGGCACCCGCCCGGCGGCATCATCCGCCACGACGCGGTGGTCTGGGGCTATGCCCGAGCCGCCGACGCCCTCGGCGTCCACCTGCACCAAGACACTGAGGTCGTGGGCATCGACGTGTCCGGGGGCCGCGTCCGCGGGGTGCGGACGAACCGCGGCCAGATCGCCGCGCCAGCCGTCGTGACCTGTACGGCCGGCTGGGCGTCTACAGTCTGTGACCTGGCCGGTATCGAGCTGCCGATCACCACGTTCCCACTACAAGCCGCCGTCACCGAGCCCGTCCGGCCGTTCCTCGACACCGTTGTCGTGTCCGGCACGCTGCACGTGTACGTGAGCCAGAGTGACCGCGGCGAACTCGTCTTCGGCGCCGCGGTTGACCCTGTCCCCTCCTACTCGACGCGAGGATCGCTCGAGTTCACCGAAAACGTCGCGGCACACGTGCTCGAGCTCATGCCGGCGCTCGCGCAGGTGCGGATTCTGCGGCAGTGGGCCGGTCTGTGCGACATGACGCCCGATTTCTCCCCGATCATCGGCCCCACACCTGTCGAAGGCTTCTACGTCGACGTCGGCTGGGGTACCTACGGATTCAAGGCCGGTCCAGTGGCTGGTGAGGCCATGGCCGCTCTAGTCGCCACCGGCAAGACCCCCGAGCTCATCGAACCGTTCGACCTGGCGCGGTTCACCGACGGCCGGCTCGTCGGCGAACGCGGCGCGGCTGCTGTCGGGCATTAG
- a CDS encoding sarcosine oxidase subunit gamma, giving the protein MMMTDCTSLAKLLIRAEPGGAHDVALGVPLGRAVRVQDGVLAVRTVPDAWMLLTSPDSLGLVQRRMQTLADGTFASVVDVSHGYTLARLTGTGAASVLARVCSMNLTHRAMPDGTAFRTLVAGVVATVIRDDENAAASYLVQCDRSYGRYMMDVLTDAAAGAAVTRH; this is encoded by the coding sequence ATGATGATGACCGACTGCACCAGCCTGGCGAAGCTCCTCATCCGGGCCGAGCCGGGCGGGGCACACGACGTCGCGTTGGGAGTACCGCTCGGGCGTGCGGTCCGTGTTCAGGACGGTGTGCTGGCCGTGCGGACGGTCCCGGATGCCTGGATGTTGCTGACGTCGCCCGATTCGCTGGGGCTGGTGCAGCGGCGAATGCAGACACTCGCTGATGGGACGTTCGCGAGCGTCGTCGACGTCAGCCATGGCTACACGCTGGCGCGGCTCACCGGAACCGGCGCGGCATCGGTACTGGCTCGTGTGTGCTCGATGAACCTCACCCACCGGGCGATGCCCGACGGCACGGCCTTTCGCACGCTGGTCGCCGGGGTCGTCGCCACCGTCATCCGCGACGACGAGAACGCCGCGGCGTCGTACCTGGTGCAGTGTGACCGCTCCTACGGCCGGTACATGATGGACGTCCTGACCGATGCCGCCGCCGGAGCCGCCGTCACCCGCCATTGA
- a CDS encoding IclR family transcriptional regulator domain-containing protein has translation MTETTVRPVVVLERALEILNVLADAATDLGTNEIARRAGVNPSSASRLLATLARAELVRRTPDSGRYALGLRLVELGNSALARIDLRDVARPHLTALMQATGETSTLSVPGETTAMTLDFVQSPSTVRSVAEIGRPSVPHATAIGKIYLSYRGTFPDTELVACTHRTITDPEVLQKTLDEVRERGWAEAHEERELGLHAVAAPVLDASASLVAILGLQGPSWRFDAQAMQAAVPHLLEHASALWRGPGR, from the coding sequence GTGACCGAGACAACAGTTCGGCCGGTCGTCGTGCTCGAGCGCGCGCTGGAGATCCTGAACGTGCTGGCCGACGCCGCAACCGACCTCGGAACCAACGAGATCGCCCGGCGGGCCGGCGTCAATCCCAGCTCGGCCTCGCGGTTGCTGGCGACTCTGGCCAGGGCCGAATTGGTGCGGCGGACACCGGACAGCGGCCGCTACGCCCTTGGCCTCCGGCTCGTCGAACTCGGCAACTCGGCGCTGGCCCGGATTGACCTCCGCGACGTCGCGCGCCCCCACCTGACGGCACTCATGCAAGCCACCGGCGAGACCTCCACGCTCTCCGTTCCGGGCGAAACCACCGCAATGACACTCGACTTCGTCCAGAGTCCGTCCACCGTCCGCAGTGTCGCCGAGATCGGCCGCCCCAGCGTCCCGCACGCAACCGCCATCGGGAAGATCTATCTGAGCTACCGCGGCACGTTTCCAGACACCGAGCTGGTTGCCTGCACGCACCGGACGATCACCGACCCGGAGGTCCTCCAGAAAACGCTGGACGAGGTCAGGGAACGCGGCTGGGCAGAAGCGCACGAAGAACGAGAACTCGGGTTGCACGCCGTCGCCGCGCCCGTGCTGGACGCAAGCGCCAGCCTGGTGGCCATTCTCGGGCTCCAAGGGCCGTCCTGGCGGTTCGACGCCCAGGCGATGCAGGCCGCGGTGCCGCACCTGCTCGAGCACGCATCAGCCCTGTGGAGAGGGCCGGGCCGGTGA
- a CDS encoding NAD(P)/FAD-dependent oxidoreductase, with translation MTPRAARYVIVGAGVHGLSTAWHLAHELNARGEVPDVVVLDKSGIGAGASGIACGVVRNNYFQPAMRRLMAHSVSVWESDPTAFAYHPVGYVQLGPAGMVADVRRIFHEQRAIGYPSTFVEGEREARTYMRAMFPDWQAEGVSCVLHEHRGGFANNYASLRGLAAKAEASGARILPGVEVVGIDPDTRTVGTDHGPIHCDQVVIAAGPWVRDLWAQLGLPSTITVRTPDGSANQVPMWTYWLVQEGTLKVDPDSFTDTHGHPPPVIHLDTDAPLRDQDGALVTDQPWGIYYKPDQNFGGIQGGSMPRRLDEPAEEVAVDPYGPDQAAYVAGAGFARLWTAGLAHCHSRFEGKRHLYSDEPSGGIGCFTPDSFPVFDRRGDFAYVIADSNHGYKMIGVGALVAAELLGAPQELLEPFRFARYERGAQHPVSNSPFPWS, from the coding sequence ATGACTCCACGTGCGGCCAGGTACGTGATCGTCGGCGCCGGTGTGCACGGCCTGTCCACGGCGTGGCACCTGGCGCACGAGCTGAATGCGCGCGGTGAGGTGCCGGACGTCGTGGTTCTGGACAAGTCCGGTATCGGTGCGGGGGCCTCGGGAATCGCCTGTGGAGTGGTCCGGAACAACTACTTCCAGCCGGCCATGCGCCGGCTGATGGCACATTCGGTCTCGGTCTGGGAGTCGGACCCCACAGCCTTCGCCTACCATCCTGTCGGCTACGTGCAGCTCGGCCCCGCAGGCATGGTGGCCGACGTCCGGCGGATCTTCCACGAGCAGCGAGCGATCGGCTACCCCTCCACCTTCGTCGAAGGCGAGCGCGAGGCCCGTACCTATATGCGGGCGATGTTCCCCGACTGGCAGGCCGAGGGCGTGAGCTGTGTACTACACGAACACCGTGGAGGTTTCGCCAACAACTACGCGTCGCTGCGCGGGCTGGCCGCCAAGGCCGAGGCGTCGGGCGCGAGGATCCTGCCGGGTGTCGAGGTTGTCGGCATCGATCCGGACACCCGCACGGTCGGCACCGACCATGGGCCCATCCACTGTGATCAGGTGGTCATCGCCGCGGGGCCGTGGGTCCGCGATCTGTGGGCGCAACTCGGCTTGCCGAGCACCATCACCGTCCGGACGCCGGACGGCAGCGCAAACCAGGTGCCGATGTGGACGTACTGGCTCGTCCAGGAGGGCACACTCAAGGTCGATCCGGATTCGTTCACCGACACACACGGGCATCCACCACCGGTCATCCACCTCGACACCGACGCGCCGTTGCGTGATCAAGACGGTGCGCTCGTCACCGATCAGCCATGGGGGATCTATTACAAGCCCGACCAGAACTTCGGCGGCATCCAGGGCGGCAGCATGCCTCGCCGCCTCGACGAGCCCGCCGAAGAGGTCGCAGTCGACCCCTACGGTCCGGATCAAGCCGCCTACGTGGCCGGGGCCGGCTTCGCTCGCCTCTGGACCGCCGGGCTCGCCCACTGCCACAGCCGCTTCGAAGGGAAGCGGCACCTGTACTCGGACGAACCCTCTGGCGGCATCGGGTGTTTCACACCCGACAGTTTTCCGGTGTTCGACCGGCGCGGCGACTTCGCCTATGTGATCGCCGATTCCAACCACGGCTACAAGATGATCGGCGTCGGAGCGCTGGTGGCGGCCGAACTGCTCGGCGCACCACAGGAGCTTCTGGAGCCGTTCCGGTTCGCCCGCTACGAGCGCGGCGCACAGCACCCGGTCAGCAACTCACCGTTTCCCTGGAGCTGA